Proteins from one Candidatus Poribacteria bacterium genomic window:
- a CDS encoding amidohydrolase family protein: MEIRGVIDFHVHITRDLDDCRTMVEAARRSGIDLICVSSLGDKGYIHNPSPDQFRSANDYVLRAMDEFPDRVIGFCYLNPNYPDESIEEMDRCILRGGMRGVKLWVACKASDPKLDGIVRRAMELDVPILQHSFNKSTGNLPNESRPEDVAELARRFPQAKIVMAHLHGNGYKGVAEVADLKNVFIDLCGSDPESGLVEYAVDVLGADRLIFGSDAPGRNPSVQMGKVLGADISEDEKGRILRHNAARLLKLDGGDVKLPQHVRLSYPNAVDVNAYLGEYPFRPILYRSAQELVEQMKRYRISQAWVSSIRAIFEDDPRESNRELLNELARYPQLKPVAVINPAMANWRRAFEEAVRSGIHAIKLHPNYHRYALSSSRASELLNEAGRVEMPVIIQLRIQDERTQNPAMIVGDSDVDRAIEAAKDAPRTKVILGGVKWSELVRIASAVRSSPNLWIDISSLERVDELREAVKMVGSEKLLFGTHAPFYYIASAVFKVEMSNISEAKRMEILTSEIAPY, from the coding sequence ATGGAGATCCGAGGCGTCATAGATTTCCACGTCCATATCACCCGTGATCTGGATGACTGTCGGACGATGGTAGAGGCGGCTCGGCGAAGCGGAATAGACCTGATATGCGTATCATCCCTCGGCGATAAGGGCTACATTCATAATCCTTCCCCAGATCAGTTCCGCTCCGCCAACGATTATGTGCTTAGGGCGATGGATGAGTTCCCCGATAGGGTCATCGGCTTCTGCTACCTCAACCCGAACTATCCCGATGAATCCATCGAGGAGATGGATCGATGTATCCTGAGGGGCGGAATGAGAGGTGTGAAGCTATGGGTCGCCTGTAAGGCCAGCGATCCGAAGCTGGATGGGATCGTAAGGCGGGCAATGGAGCTGGATGTTCCTATACTTCAGCACTCCTTCAACAAGTCCACCGGAAATCTCCCAAACGAATCGCGGCCCGAGGATGTGGCCGAGCTCGCCAGGAGGTTCCCCCAGGCGAAGATAGTGATGGCACATCTCCACGGCAACGGATATAAGGGCGTGGCGGAGGTGGCCGATCTTAAGAACGTTTTCATAGATCTCTGTGGCAGCGATCCCGAATCCGGACTCGTCGAATACGCCGTCGACGTCCTCGGCGCCGATCGGCTCATCTTCGGCTCAGATGCGCCCGGCAGAAACCCCTCCGTTCAGATGGGTAAAGTCCTGGGCGCCGATATATCTGAGGATGAAAAGGGGAGGATACTCCGCCATAACGCCGCCCGACTGCTCAAACTGGATGGCGGAGATGTAAAGCTGCCCCAGCATGTCCGGCTAAGTTATCCGAACGCCGTGGACGTTAACGCGTATCTCGGCGAATATCCCTTCAGGCCGATCCTGTATCGCAGCGCCCAGGAGCTTGTCGAGCAGATGAAGAGATACAGGATCTCCCAGGCCTGGGTCTCTTCCATAAGGGCGATCTTCGAGGACGATCCGAGGGAATCGAACAGGGAGCTTCTAAATGAGCTCGCCCGATATCCACAGCTTAAACCCGTCGCAGTCATCAACCCCGCCATGGCAAACTGGAGGCGCGCCTTCGAGGAGGCGGTCCGCTCCGGAATACATGCCATCAAGCTCCATCCCAACTATCACCGTTACGCCCTTAGCTCCTCCAGGGCATCCGAGCTTTTGAACGAGGCGGGCCGCGTCGAGATGCCGGTCATCATTCAGCTCAGGATTCAGGATGAGAGGACACAAAATCCGGCCATGATCGTGGGGGATTCGGATGTCGATCGGGCGATCGAGGCCGCTAAGGATGCTCCGAGGACAAAGGTTATCCTCGGAGGGGTTAAATGGAGCGAGCTCGTCAGGATCGCCTCCGCCGTCAGGTCATCGCCGAACCTGTGGATCGATATATCCTCCCTGGAGAGGGTCGATGAGCTGAGGGAGGCCGTCAAGATGGTGGGATCGGAAAAGCTCCTCTTCGGAACGCACGCCCCCTTCTATTACATCGCATCGGCGGTTTTTAAGGTGGAAATGTCAAACATAAGCGAGGCGAAGAGAATGGAGATACTCACATCGGAGATAGCTCCATATTAG
- a CDS encoding alpha-L-fucosidase, protein MSEEVLRRLEETKDERMRWWRHARFGMFIHWGVYAVPAGVYKGEQIPGIGEWIMHRARIPVAEYKEFAKQFNPVKYDPEEWVLLAKWAGMRYIVITSKHHDGFALFDSKVTDWDVVDATPYGEDLLKPLVEAARKHDMRIGFYYSQAQDWCHPGGAAAGGHWDEAQDGDMDEYIRKIAMPQVREILTNYGPIDIIWWDTPVDMTRERAEMLLPLLDLQPNIVVNNRLGGGIEGDFGTPEQHIPDEGIPGKDWEVCMTMNDTWGYKSYDHNWKSTETLIHNLVDIASKGGNYLLNVGPTAEGLIPEPSVIRLREIGRWMSVNSVSIYGTTASPIGRPPWGRCTRKVTDKGTNLYLHVFDWPSDSKLVVPRLRSEIDAAYLLADPNKNSLDAKTEDAGAVVTVPKEAPDPIDSVVVLKIKGELEVDQAS, encoded by the coding sequence ATGAGCGAGGAGGTATTGAGGCGACTGGAGGAGACCAAGGATGAGAGGATGAGGTGGTGGCGGCATGCCCGGTTCGGCATGTTCATCCACTGGGGCGTCTATGCCGTGCCCGCGGGCGTCTACAAGGGCGAACAGATACCCGGCATAGGCGAATGGATCATGCACAGAGCCAGGATACCCGTCGCCGAATACAAGGAGTTCGCCAAACAGTTCAACCCCGTCAAATACGACCCGGAGGAGTGGGTCCTGCTGGCGAAGTGGGCTGGCATGAGATACATCGTCATAACCTCGAAACATCATGACGGCTTCGCCCTCTTCGACTCCAAGGTGACGGACTGGGACGTGGTGGATGCGACACCCTACGGAGAGGACCTGCTCAAGCCCCTCGTCGAGGCAGCCCGCAAGCACGATATGAGGATCGGGTTCTACTACTCACAGGCTCAGGATTGGTGTCATCCCGGCGGCGCCGCGGCAGGCGGGCATTGGGATGAGGCCCAGGACGGCGACATGGATGAGTATATCCGGAAGATCGCCATGCCCCAGGTCCGTGAGATCCTCACCAATTACGGCCCCATCGACATAATCTGGTGGGACACGCCCGTGGATATGACCAGAGAGCGGGCCGAGATGCTCCTTCCCCTGCTCGATCTCCAGCCGAACATCGTCGTGAACAACCGGCTCGGAGGGGGTATCGAGGGCGACTTCGGCACGCCCGAACAGCACATCCCCGATGAAGGCATCCCAGGCAAGGACTGGGAGGTCTGCATGACCATGAACGACACGTGGGGCTATAAGAGCTACGACCACAACTGGAAGAGCACCGAGACGCTCATACACAACCTCGTGGACATCGCCTCCAAAGGCGGCAACTACCTGCTGAACGTCGGCCCGACCGCTGAGGGGCTTATCCCCGAACCGTCGGTGATCAGATTGAGGGAGATCGGCAGGTGGATGAGCGTCAACAGCGTCTCGATCTACGGGACGACGGCCAGCCCGATCGGGCGACCGCCATGGGGCAGATGCACTAGGAAGGTCACCGATAAAGGGACGAATCTCTACCTGCATGTCTTCGACTGGCCCTCCGACAGCAAACTGGTCGTGCCGAGGCTGAGAAGCGAGATCGATGCCGCCTATCTCCTAGCGGACCCGAACAAGAACTCGCTCGACGCGAAGACGGAGGATGCCGGGGCGGTCGTAACCGTTCCCAAGGAGGCCCCGGACCCGATCGACTCGGTGGTGGTTTTGAAGATCAAGGGCGAGCTTGAGGTCGATCAAGCCTCTTAA
- a CDS encoding GNAT family N-acetyltransferase — protein MKRMSGEIEIRHELKDGVCAIRLYYRGEHVSGLWIHRLSAHFGQGVTLRMGGIGGVGTKEEYRMRGFARRVMEYSNRYMLEAGFDIAALFGIRNFYERWGYAPALPEHRLYLNVENLSSARLNHSILPFSDEHREDVIRIYELNNEERCCSVVRKPDSWMWFTKGTRFGVKADPMVLLDGSGRLCGYISFDDTEDYTAVAEVGYSDPSIFESIAAAIRDRARERGHEEAWLAIPPDHPFSIFLRRFGCRITSSFNRSGGGMMRIINLETTFRKLVPEFERRIKRSGIRKWEEDFLLRTDIGSLRFRISKEAVHLEPREKVKDKLVEIPQSKLIQLLVGYRTIDDLTLEKDVHVTPSLIPGLRLLFPLMNPYIWWSDRF, from the coding sequence ATGAAGAGGATGAGCGGTGAAATAGAGATACGGCATGAACTTAAAGACGGCGTATGCGCGATAAGGCTCTACTACAGAGGGGAACATGTAAGCGGGCTCTGGATTCACCGCCTATCCGCTCATTTCGGTCAGGGCGTCACGCTGAGGATGGGAGGCATCGGAGGGGTAGGGACGAAGGAGGAGTACCGGATGCGGGGTTTCGCGAGGAGGGTGATGGAATACTCCAACCGGTATATGCTCGAAGCTGGATTTGATATCGCCGCACTCTTCGGGATACGAAACTTCTACGAGAGATGGGGATACGCGCCCGCCCTGCCTGAGCACAGGCTTTACCTGAACGTCGAGAACCTCTCATCCGCCCGTCTGAACCATTCCATCCTCCCCTTCTCAGACGAACACAGGGAGGATGTTATCAGGATATATGAGCTGAACAACGAGGAGAGATGCTGCTCCGTCGTCAGAAAGCCCGATTCGTGGATGTGGTTTACCAAGGGGACGAGATTCGGCGTGAAGGCTGACCCGATGGTGCTGCTCGACGGATCGGGTCGTCTATGCGGCTACATCTCCTTCGATGACACGGAGGATTACACCGCTGTGGCTGAGGTGGGATATTCCGATCCGAGCATCTTCGAGAGCATAGCGGCGGCTATTCGGGATAGGGCGCGGGAACGAGGACATGAGGAGGCATGGCTCGCTATCCCGCCCGATCACCCCTTCTCCATCTTCCTGAGACGGTTCGGATGCAGAATCACATCGAGCTTCAACAGAAGCGGTGGAGGGATGATGAGGATCATCAACCTGGAGACCACCTTCCGTAAGCTCGTTCCGGAGTTCGAAAGGAGGATCAAAAGGTCAGGCATAAGAAAATGGGAGGAGGATTTCCTCCTGCGAACCGATATCGGCTCGCTGAGGTTTCGTATATCAAAAGAGGCCGTGCATCTCGAGCCCCGGGAAAAAGTGAAGGATAAACTGGTTGAAATTCCACAGTCAAAGCTGATACAATTGCTCGTCGGATATCGGACGATCGACGATCTGACCCTGGAGAAGGACGTGCACGTCACGCCCTCTCTGATCCCCGGATTGAGACTGCTCTTCCCGCTCATGAACCCTTATATCTGGTGGTCGGATAGGTTTTAA
- a CDS encoding DUF4926 domain-containing protein yields MLKELDTVDLTRDIYEYGLRRGDIGAIVHRYENGAAFEVEFVTADGKTIALLTLDRTSIRPIGGREILHVRELSEVARV; encoded by the coding sequence ATGCTCAAAGAGCTGGACACGGTTGATCTTACGCGAGATATATACGAATATGGTCTGAGGAGAGGCGACATAGGGGCGATAGTACATCGCTATGAAAATGGCGCGGCTTTTGAAGTAGAGTTCGTTACCGCTGATGGTAAAACCATAGCCCTGTTAACTCTTGATCGGACGAGCATCCGACCGATCGGAGGTCGGGAGATCTTACATGTTCGGGAGCTGTCGGAAGTAGCGAGGGTTTAG
- a CDS encoding ribose-phosphate pyrophosphokinase, translating to METKYGSLGSDFRLFSGRANPELASEVAAELGIPLGKISIETFPDSETYVKIEESVRGADIYIIQPTCTPVNDNLMELLIMMDAFRRASARQITAVIPYYGYSRQDRKAVGREPVSARLAADLLVTAGANRVVSVDLHAPQIQGFFTIPMDHLTAVFLFAEYFKGKDLSNAVIVSPDVGRAKLAEKYASLLNLPMVLMHKRRAGSCGSIVKVIEIVGDVRGKIPIVIDDMIASGSIINQIRLLREKGAEPAYLAITHPVLVGKSLEYMQDDAVRELVVTNTIPVPEWKREKLGPKLKVLSIAPLIAKVIAKIHRHESVSEVFYHDVRG from the coding sequence ATGGAAACGAAATATGGGAGTTTAGGCAGCGACTTCAGGCTGTTTTCGGGCAGGGCTAACCCCGAACTGGCATCTGAAGTCGCTGCCGAGCTTGGCATTCCCTTGGGTAAAATCAGTATCGAAACCTTCCCCGACTCGGAGACATATGTGAAGATCGAGGAGAGCGTCAGAGGGGCGGACATATACATCATCCAGCCCACATGCACCCCCGTCAACGACAATCTGATGGAGCTCCTCATAATGATGGACGCCTTCAGAAGGGCTTCAGCGCGCCAGATCACAGCCGTCATCCCCTACTACGGCTACAGCCGTCAGGACAGGAAGGCGGTCGGAAGGGAGCCGGTATCCGCCAGGTTGGCGGCCGATCTGCTGGTTACGGCCGGGGCAAACAGGGTCGTCTCAGTCGATCTGCACGCGCCACAGATCCAGGGCTTCTTCACGATACCCATGGATCACCTGACAGCCGTCTTCCTCTTCGCGGAGTATTTCAAGGGTAAGGATCTCTCCAACGCCGTGATCGTTTCGCCCGATGTGGGTAGGGCGAAGCTGGCCGAGAAATACGCCTCCCTGCTGAACCTTCCGATGGTTCTGATGCATAAACGCCGGGCGGGAAGCTGTGGCAGCATCGTTAAAGTGATCGAGATCGTGGGCGATGTCAGGGGGAAGATACCTATAGTCATCGATGATATGATCGCCTCGGGGAGCATCATTAACCAGATCAGACTGCTTCGCGAGAAAGGCGCTGAACCGGCATACCTCGCCATAACTCACCCCGTGCTCGTCGGAAAGTCGCTTGAATACATGCAGGATGATGCCGTTAGGGAGCTGGTTGTCACGAATACGATTCCCGTCCCTGAATGGAAACGCGAGAAACTCGGCCCGAAGTTGAAGGTGCTCTCCATCGCTCCGCTCATAGCCAAGGTCATCGCCAAAATACACCGCCATGAATCCGTCAGCGAGGTGTTCTACCATGATGTGAGGGGTTAG
- a CDS encoding phosphoribosylanthranilate isomerase — protein MVRVKICGITNVEDALVAARYGADALGFVFYPKSPRYITPDRAARIIREIPPFVAAVGVFVDPTPEELERVIERCPLDYVQLHGAETPEFCRKVRRQLGKKVIKAFRIKDESSLEMLTRYDVDAYLLDTYRADMPGGTGLTFRWEVAYNFDVNRARLILAGGLNPDNVSNAIRIVRPWAVDVSSGVEIEPGRKDHDKIKNFIAAAKGGKGWKRNMGV, from the coding sequence ATGGTCAGGGTTAAAATCTGCGGCATAACCAACGTGGAGGATGCCCTCGTGGCTGCCCGATACGGTGCCGACGCTCTGGGATTCGTGTTCTACCCCAAAAGTCCCAGATATATCACGCCCGATCGGGCGGCACGAATCATAAGGGAGATTCCTCCCTTCGTGGCAGCGGTGGGCGTCTTCGTCGATCCGACCCCGGAGGAGCTGGAGCGGGTGATCGAGAGATGTCCCCTCGACTATGTCCAGCTCCACGGTGCTGAGACGCCGGAGTTCTGCCGAAAGGTCCGTCGTCAGCTCGGCAAAAAAGTAATCAAGGCGTTTCGGATCAAGGATGAATCAAGTCTTGAGATGCTGACGCGGTACGATGTCGACGCCTACCTGCTCGATACATATCGGGCCGATATGCCGGGCGGAACGGGGTTGACCTTCAGATGGGAGGTAGCATATAATTTTGATGTGAATCGGGCCCGTCTGATCCTGGCCGGCGGTCTGAATCCGGATAACGTCTCCAATGCCATCCGAATCGTCAGGCCGTGGGCGGTTGATGTGAGCAGCGGGGTCGAGATCGAGCCCGGCAGGAAAGATCACGACAAGATCAAAAACTTCATCGCTGCCGCTAAGGGAGGAAAGGGATGGAAACGAAATATGGGAGTTTAG
- a CDS encoding TrpB-like pyridoxal phosphate-dependent enzyme, whose product MMSRKILLSESDLPKFWYNIAADMPELPPPPLHPATGNPLTPDDLAPLFPMGLIEQEMSAERWIEIPKEVREAYLLWRPTPLHRAVRLEKALDTPAKIFYKNESYSPPGSHKPNTAIAQVFYNKIEGAKRLTTETGAGQWGSALSFACNYFGLGCTVYMVKVSYQQKPYRRIMMQTWGAEVIPSPSDRTESGRRILEQDPDSPGSLGIAISEAVEDAVKHEDAHYSLGSVLNHVLLHQTIVGLEAKRQMEIAGYEPDILIGCVGGGSNFAGFSFPFLADKLKGKSDVRVIAVEPTACPTLTKGLYEYDFGDTAGLTPLVKMYTLGHSFVPPKIHAGGLRYHGDAPLMCKLVKDGYIEARAYHQNTVFEAAVLFARAEGFVPAPETAHAVKAVVDEAIKAREEGKEKVIVFNFSGHGHFDLAAYDAYFSGELEDYEYPEELIRQALEELPKA is encoded by the coding sequence ATGATGTCGAGGAAAATACTTCTCAGTGAATCGGATCTGCCGAAGTTCTGGTATAACATCGCCGCGGATATGCCGGAGCTTCCGCCGCCGCCGTTGCATCCCGCGACGGGGAACCCTCTGACGCCTGACGATTTGGCCCCTCTATTCCCGATGGGGCTGATCGAGCAGGAGATGAGCGCGGAGAGGTGGATCGAGATACCGAAGGAGGTCCGCGAGGCTTATCTATTATGGAGGCCAACCCCCCTCCACAGGGCGGTGAGGCTTGAAAAAGCCCTCGATACCCCGGCGAAGATCTTCTACAAGAACGAGAGTTACAGCCCGCCGGGGAGCCACAAACCGAACACCGCCATCGCGCAGGTGTTCTACAACAAGATCGAAGGTGCGAAGAGGCTCACCACCGAGACGGGGGCCGGACAGTGGGGCAGCGCCCTCTCCTTCGCCTGTAACTACTTCGGCCTGGGATGCACCGTATACATGGTCAAGGTGAGCTACCAGCAGAAACCGTATCGCAGGATAATGATGCAGACATGGGGCGCTGAGGTTATCCCCAGTCCGTCGGACAGGACCGAATCGGGAAGGAGGATATTGGAGCAGGATCCCGATTCCCCTGGAAGCCTGGGAATAGCGATAAGCGAGGCGGTCGAGGACGCCGTAAAGCATGAGGATGCTCATTACTCGCTGGGCAGCGTGCTCAATCACGTTCTGCTTCATCAGACGATCGTCGGGCTCGAGGCGAAGAGGCAGATGGAGATCGCCGGATATGAGCCGGATATATTGATCGGATGTGTCGGCGGCGGAAGCAACTTCGCCGGTTTCTCCTTCCCCTTCCTGGCCGACAAACTCAAGGGCAAGAGCGATGTGCGGGTGATAGCCGTCGAGCCGACGGCATGTCCGACGCTGACCAAGGGGCTTTACGAATACGATTTCGGCGATACCGCGGGGTTGACCCCGCTGGTGAAGATGTATACGCTTGGACACAGCTTCGTCCCACCCAAGATCCACGCCGGTGGGCTGAGGTATCACGGGGATGCCCCGCTCATGTGTAAGCTCGTCAAGGACGGATATATCGAGGCGAGGGCATACCATCAGAACACGGTGTTCGAGGCCGCAGTTCTCTTCGCAAGGGCGGAAGGGTTTGTCCCCGCGCCTGAAACGGCACACGCAGTCAAGGCCGTTGTTGATGAGGCCATAAAGGCGAGGGAGGAGGGGAAGGAGAAGGTGATCGTGTTCAACTTCAGCGGACACGGCCACTTCGACCTTGCGGCCTATGACGCTTACTTCAGCGGCGAGTTGGAGGATTACGAATATCCTGAGGAGCTTATCCGGCAAGCCCTGGAGGAGCTGCCGAAAGCGTAA
- the trpC gene encoding indole-3-glycerol phosphate synthase TrpC, whose protein sequence is MILDEILKHKREEVERRKRLVPISRLEAEIKSAPPPRDFVGAISGDEVSIIAEIKRASPSAGVFREDLNPVELAREYESGGAAAISVITDFKFFMGSLTYLDEVRSASALPLLRKEFIIDEYQIVESRAHGADAVLLIVAALERVKLREFIGICADLGMDALVETHDEREVELALDCGAKVIGINNRDLKTFRVSLETTKRLRPLVGEGKIIVSESGIKSPEDIDELKDIGVNAVLIGEKLVRSDDPAGTIRWLIGQAKNRKGGNDVEENTSQ, encoded by the coding sequence ATGATCCTCGATGAGATCCTGAAACATAAACGGGAGGAGGTCGAGAGACGGAAAAGGCTCGTTCCGATCTCAAGGCTCGAGGCGGAGATCAAATCGGCGCCTCCTCCCCGTGATTTCGTCGGGGCGATCTCTGGAGATGAGGTCAGCATCATCGCTGAGATTAAAAGGGCCTCGCCGTCTGCCGGGGTCTTCAGAGAGGATCTCAACCCGGTCGAGCTCGCCCGGGAGTATGAATCGGGCGGCGCGGCGGCCATCTCGGTGATAACCGATTTCAAGTTCTTCATGGGCAGTCTCACCTATCTGGATGAGGTGAGATCGGCCTCCGCTTTGCCCCTGCTGCGCAAGGAGTTCATCATAGATGAGTATCAGATCGTCGAGTCGAGAGCCCACGGCGCCGATGCCGTCCTTCTGATCGTCGCCGCCCTTGAAAGGGTGAAGCTCAGGGAATTCATCGGCATATGCGCCGATCTGGGGATGGATGCTCTCGTCGAGACGCATGACGAGAGGGAGGTTGAGCTCGCCCTCGATTGCGGTGCTAAGGTGATAGGCATCAACAACCGCGATCTGAAGACCTTCCGCGTCTCGCTTGAGACGACAAAGCGATTGCGCCCGCTCGTTGGTGAGGGTAAAATAATTGTCAGCGAGAGCGGGATTAAATCCCCTGAGGATATCGATGAGCTTAAAGACATCGGGGTCAACGCCGTTCTGATCGGAGAGAAGCTGGTCAGAAGCGATGACCCCGCTGGGACGATAAGATGGCTTATCGGTCAAGCAAAAAACCGAAAAGGAGGTAATGATGTCGAGGAAAATACTTCTCAGTGA
- the trpD gene encoding anthranilate phosphoribosyltransferase has translation MTIQGAIAKVISGENLAEGEAEEVMSCIMEGEATPAQIAGLLVGLRMKGETPEEVTAFARVMRRKATRVKTKRRNLVDTCGTGGDGTHTFNISTAAAFVVAGAGVPVAKHGNRSVSSRCGSADVLKEIGVNIEASVGTVVRCIDEIGIGFLYAPLLHSAMKHAIGPRRELGVRTVFNILGPLTNPAGASSQVLGVFSPQLTGLMAQALANLGARRAFVVHGDGMDEISLTGKTVIAEVRDGMIQTYLISPEELGMQRARIEEFVVLSPDESAGMMLDVLKGRRGPRRDIVVLNAAAGIIAGGKAESFDEGIKLAEEAIDSGRALEKLNRLIQLTNEEIEGEA, from the coding sequence ATGACGATACAAGGGGCCATCGCCAAGGTTATATCAGGTGAAAACCTGGCAGAAGGAGAGGCGGAGGAGGTGATGAGCTGCATAATGGAAGGTGAGGCGACCCCGGCCCAGATAGCAGGATTGCTGGTCGGACTGAGGATGAAGGGGGAGACTCCAGAGGAGGTCACCGCCTTCGCCAGGGTGATGCGTAGGAAAGCCACTAGGGTGAAGACGAAGAGGAGGAACCTGGTCGATACGTGTGGCACGGGAGGCGATGGCACACACACCTTCAATATCTCCACCGCCGCTGCCTTTGTGGTGGCGGGTGCGGGTGTGCCGGTCGCCAAACACGGCAACAGGTCCGTCTCCAGCCGATGCGGCAGCGCCGATGTGCTTAAGGAGATAGGGGTCAACATCGAGGCCTCCGTCGGGACAGTCGTCCGATGCATAGATGAGATAGGCATCGGGTTCCTCTATGCCCCGCTCCTTCACAGCGCCATGAAACACGCCATCGGACCGCGGAGGGAGCTGGGCGTCAGAACTGTCTTCAACATCCTCGGTCCGCTCACCAATCCGGCCGGGGCCAGCTCCCAAGTGCTTGGGGTCTTCTCGCCCCAGCTCACAGGGCTCATGGCGCAGGCGCTGGCGAACCTCGGCGCCCGTCGGGCCTTCGTCGTCCACGGCGACGGGATGGATGAGATATCCTTAACCGGAAAAACCGTGATCGCCGAGGTGAGGGATGGGATGATACAGACCTACCTGATCTCACCTGAGGAGCTGGGGATGCAGAGGGCGAGGATCGAGGAGTTCGTCGTGTTATCTCCCGATGAGAGCGCGGGGATGATGCTGGATGTGCTTAAAGGTAGACGGGGGCCGAGGAGGGATATAGTGGTTTTAAACGCCGCCGCTGGGATAATCGCTGGCGGAAAGGCCGAGAGCTTCGACGAGGGGATAAAACTCGCCGAGGAGGCGATCGATTCCGGACGAGCTCTGGAGAAGCTGAACCGATTGATTCAGCTCACAAACGAGGAGATAGAAGGTGAAGCATGA
- a CDS encoding aminodeoxychorismate/anthranilate synthase component II gives MVLMIDNYDSFTYNLVQYLGDLGAEVTVYRNDAITPEEIESLAPERIVISPGPCTPLEAGVSNEVIRRFSGRIPILGVCLGHQCIGYVFGARIIRAKRLMHGKTSLIYHDGREIFEGVENPFAATRYHSLIIDPESVPDCLEVTAWADEDKDEIMAVRHLRYPVWGVQFHPESILTKEGKKILKNFLEVR, from the coding sequence ATGGTGCTGATGATAGACAACTACGACTCGTTCACATACAACCTGGTACAATACCTGGGTGACCTCGGGGCCGAGGTGACGGTCTATAGAAACGACGCCATAACGCCGGAGGAGATAGAGAGCCTTGCTCCCGAAAGGATCGTCATATCCCCCGGCCCCTGTACGCCCCTTGAGGCGGGGGTATCCAATGAGGTGATCCGTCGTTTCTCCGGCAGAATTCCCATTCTGGGGGTCTGTCTGGGGCATCAGTGCATCGGATATGTGTTCGGCGCCAGGATCATCCGCGCTAAAAGGCTGATGCACGGTAAGACCTCGCTGATCTATCATGACGGGCGGGAGATTTTCGAGGGTGTGGAGAACCCGTTCGCCGCCACCAGATATCACTCCCTTATAATAGACCCCGAATCGGTGCCCGATTGCCTGGAGGTGACCGCGTGGGCGGATGAGGATAAAGACGAGATCATGGCGGTCAGACATCTTCGATATCCGGTCTGGGGCGTCCAGTTCCATCCTGAATCCATCCTGACCAAAGAGGGGAAGAAGATATTGAAAAACTTTCTGGAGGTGAGATGA